From Plasmodium brasilianum strain Bolivian I chromosome 7, whole genome shotgun sequence, the proteins below share one genomic window:
- a CDS encoding tetratricopeptide repeat protein has translation MRRKEIWANENNSMTDEIRKKKKKKESVLFEYLKDNNVKAVQLLNSIWMYYFYHNIKSITKKIRYLQNENNNQKMLRKYLLILRIKINDAYEYFQEILRRFVKSYDEKKHEYILYMSKIIDKENTYSICVHTCEENEYARDVKNDTYERDSYVNNIMDTFYLQENDKNRKNEQHYNLYNNLGIVRICVSNTYKILGDLFRYKYYFFRDNKKQNEIKSCINYYCSLNYYKYSGHLFNQLSLLFINGNPIKCLFFYFLSLISHKPAPNRDVVVMYMESILNERRTVVKLLEKLEGDNESSNEDSRSGNDEGNESGFGDRRGGCNDFDKCSRSTGKRQNGRTRSSCSSRSRTGGNLSRVRNNNGFTGDDGGIGIVRSCKSHNNHSGRGSPSVCHGSKGLSSPIRGICFIKNKDGQIFPLRNGKNEICDNKYMRVDNSVQRKMQHTTNDYAAGNTNGSKDGLRENKKEKCLEEKELSETFINFYISYFKIVKLLFSKIDMNKFEKKKNKFIYYTNKYVKIQYYNKKEDKFMMKNLIFIIFTLLSMIIYIIINQHEKERNKIGSFFYGYVNINKYIYKNEQIYFSFLLIYELLLSCKYFYYNFYSKYLSVFIYTLYWLNNEKNFNDVHLTKLNEDEKREKNKLIKQYYEDYRRRTVYVCSYAHANGRSSSNGRRDGGRNSGSNGRKNNNSNSNSSNGNNHRRKTKIYKHKNGLTKRTKILQQSANDLKCIYNNDIIKNIKDLIYSIQVKKDIQVDSNILQYKLKEDFYIYPFLNTLQFKKLKEGQMARQPNNAHLEKRSTGNHFLNPFDDSNEEDIVLLKKPLFMKMSSSTCKGEKENINVGIRDIGMENIGREKDCSDDIQFECYNDLYEKSISNSNNFYMPENNYDYVATSGNDSMTNGLGRKSSFGSNNNKMVFPPDLVGVNGKGTQTDNFIMATRTLDDRLDIFGEVEECVLITRFLALTQKSEKESDDEEEEEKKIKMKEKENEKFLSLCKKYLALNGKGIKWNEGEKKTHEDLPYIKFVKKMNDRKLDSSVRLSGGNSNQGYASRCDGRSRSGSCSSNVRKTDSRGDSYGKEGLNLKLIKRKVVEECIKREDDVIGVRNDSGTKKMACNISRSDDNKINNGNNGSYERNDNSSINDPYTNCISKSPADFLKNCNNYVQNKTINTNYNNCRGNTRTVLSQVEHTKYDLLDNIKKVGNHDQYLYNDVDDYHNKKDGFNEIMNISNELTKVCSKENSFFEDSFSDNITTKKRSSIIENVNSDSDRHEQLLKSLAKDAHYQGARSTSTAGRCSPITKSSTEGGSHIVSSNLIASSNESLLNCYKCKNWKQSRITINKESHSTVGNEKPSEYMYMEEKSTNSIVDQQFVRTYKMDEISPSNHVPNKMIIIDGKNIGTRYQHNYIKYFDIYRIKVVLDYYRFKAYHVKIIIPEEYITTRNKYSSDEKYSKVNHNPNDFYDREMKDGGVSSNKVSTNDVVNTNDVVNTNDLVYSNDNADMMLTKKDLLFFQHLRMLGYLITQPLENYYSFCIDLIRKYNFCIVTNIALSELTRRLYHYEQTLQGISSHLISYTFLGGEFLPNPNFKWPITRMIQKGQQQKKKNEYENKNKNENKNENKNENKNENKNENKNENAYEHKYSNADENNHF, from the coding sequence ATGAGAAGGAAGGAAATTTGggcaaatgaaaataatagtatGACAGatgaaataagaaaaaaaaagaaaaaaaaagaaagcgtgctctttgaatatttaaaagataataatgtaaaagcAGTACAACTTTTGAATAGCATATGGATGTACTATTTTTaccataatataaaaagtataacaaAGAAAATTAGGTATttgcaaaatgaaaataacaaTCAAAAAATGTTAAGGAAATACTTGttaattttaagaataaagATAAATGATGCTTATGAGTATTTCCAAGAAATTCTAAGGAGATTTGTAAAATcatatgatgaaaaaaaacacgaatacatattatatatgagcAAAATAATAGATAAGGAAAATACATATTCTATTTGTGTTCACACATGTGAAGAAAATGAATATGCAAGAgatgtaaaaaatgatacataCGAACGTGACAGTTacgtaaataatattatggatactttttatttacaagaaaatgataaaaacagaaaaaatgaacaacattataatttatataacaatttAGGCATTGTTAGAATTTGTGTAAGTAATACCTACAAAATTCTTGGAGATTTATTTAGATACAAATACTACTTTTTTagagataataaaaaacagaatgaaataaaatcatgtataaattattactgttctttaaattattacaagTATAGTGGTCATTTATTCAATCAgttatctttattatttataaatggaAATCCAATAaagtgtttatttttttatttcttatccTTGATATCACACAAACCAGCACCAAACAGGGATGTAGTGGTTATGTACATGGAGAGTATATTGAACGAGAGAAGGACAGTGGTAAAATTGTTAGAGAAGCTGGAAGGAGACAATGAAAGTAGTAATGAGGATAGTAGAAGTGGAAATGATGAAGGAAATGAAAGCGGCTTTGGTGACAGAAGAGGTGGGTGCAACGATTTTGACAAATGTAGTAGAAGCACCGGAAAGAGGCAGAATGGTAGAACTAGAAGTAGCTGTAGCAGTAGAAGTCGTACTGGAGGTAACTTGAGCAGGGTgagaaataataatggaTTTACTGGGGATGATGGAGGTATTGGCATTGTCAGAAGTTGTAAGAGCCATAACAATCACAGTGGACGTGGTTCCCCGAGCGTTTGTCATGGTAGCAAAGGTCTCAGTAGTCCGATAAGGGGTATATgcttcattaaaaataaggatGGACAGATTTTTCCTCTTAGAAATGGCAAAAACGAAATATgtgataataaatacatgAGAGTGGATAACTCAGTACAAAGGAAAATGCAGCATACAACAAATGATTATGCAGCAGGAAATACAAATGGTTCAAAGGATGGActaagagaaaataaaaaggaaaaatgttTAGAAGAAAAGGAATTGAGTGAAactttcataaatttttacattagctattttaaaattgttaagctgttattttcaaaaatcgatatgaataaatttgaaaagaaaaaaaacaagtttatttattatactaataaatatgtaaagattcaatattataataaaaaagaagacaaATTCatgatgaaaaatttaatttttataatttttacctTACTAAgtatgattatatatataatcattaaTCAACATGAAAAGGagagaaataaaataggTAGCTTTTTTTATgggtatgtaaatataaataaatatatatataaaaatgaacaaatctatttttcctttcttttaatatatgaactTTTACTCtcatgtaaatatttttattataatttttattccaaATATTTGtctgtttttatatacacattatactggttaaataatgaaaagaattTTAACGATGTGCATCTAACCAAGTTGAATGAAGATgaaaagagagaaaaaaataagctcATTAAACAGTACTACGAAGACTATAGGAGGAGGACGGTTTATGTATGTTCATATGCCCATGCAAATGGTAGGAGCAGTAGCAATGGTAGAAGAGATGGTGGAAGAAATAGCGGATCGAATGGAAGGAAAAACAATAACAGCAACAGTAATAGCAGTAATGGTAACAATCATAGGAGGAAAACgaaaatatacaaacataaaaatgGATTAACAAAACGCACGAAAATATTACAGCAATCCGCAAATGATTTGAAATGCATTtacaataatgatataataaaaaatattaaagattTGATATACAGCATACAagtaaaaaaggatatacaAGTAGAcagtaatatattacaatataaattaaaagaagatttttatatatatccctTTTTGAACACATTACAGTTTAAGAAGTTAAAGGAGGGACAAATGGCTAGGCAGCCTAACAATGCGCATTTGGAAAAAAGGTCTACTGGAAATCATTTCTTAAACCCCTTCGATGATTCGAATGAAGAGGACATAGTGCTTTTGAAAAAACCGCTGTTTATGAAGATGTCTTCTTCAACCTGTAAGGGGGAGaaagaaaacataaatgTAGGCATCCGAGATATAGGTATGGAAAATATAGGAAGGGAAAAAGATTGTTCAGATGATATACAATTTGAGTGTTATAATGACCTATATGAAAAATCCATTTCAAACagtaacaatttttatatgccGGAAAATAATTACGATTATGTTGCTACTTCTGGGAATGACAGTATGACCAACGGGTTAGGGAGAAAGAGCTCGTTTGGAAGTAACAACAACAAAATGGTATTTCCTCCCGACCTGGTTGGTGTGAACGGGAAGGGTACACAAACGGACAATTTCATCATGGCAACGAGGACTTTAGATGATAGACTTGACATATTCGGGGAAGTGGAAGAATGTGTGCTAATAACTAGGTTTCTCGCCCTCACTCAGAAATCAGAAAAGGAGAGTGATGATGAGGAGGAGGAAGAGAAGAAGATAAAGATGAAGGAgaaggaaaatgaaaaatttctaagcctttgtaaaaaatatttggcATTGAATGGTAAAGGGATCAAGTGGAACGAAGGGGAGAAGAAAACACATGAAGACTTGCCTTACATCAAATTcgtgaaaaaaatgaatgataGAAAGTTGGATTCGTCTGTCCGGTTAAGTGGTGGAAACAGTAACCAGGGTTACGCAAGTCGATGTGATGGAAGAAGTAGAAGTGGTAGTTGCAGTAGTAATGTCCGTAAAACTGACAGTCGTGGAGATAGTTATGGGAAAGAGGGTCTCAACTTGAAGTTAATCAAAAGGAAGGTCGTTGAAGAATGTATAAAGCGCGAAGATGATGTGATTGGTGTACGTAACGATAGTGGAACGAAGAAAATGGCATGTAATATCTCTCGGAGTGAtgacaataaaataaataatgggAACAATGGAAGTTATGAACGGAATGATAATTCATCTATAAATGATCCCTACACGAATTGCATAAGTAAGAGTCCTGCagattttttgaaaaattgtaataattatgtacaaaataaaactataaaTACGAACTATAATAACTGCAGAGGGAATACAAGAACTGTGTTAAGTCAAGTTGAACATACTAAATATGACCTTttagataatataaaaaaagtggGAAATCATGAtcaatatttgtataatgaTGTAGATGATTaccataataaaaaagatggtttcaatgaaataatgaatatatcgAACGAATTAACGAAAGTATGTTCCAAGGAAAATTCATTCTTTGAAGATTCCTTTTCAGATAATATCACTACAAAAAAGAGGAGCAGTATCATCGAAAATGTTAACAGCGACAGTGATAGGCATGAACAGTTGTTGAAGAGCTTGGCGAAGGATGCTCACTACCAGGGGGCTCGTTCTACGAGCACGGCGGGAAGATGTAGTCCTATTACAAAAAGTAGTACTGAAGGTGGTAGCCACATCGTCAGCAGTAACCTCATTGCCAGCAGCAACGAGTCGCTGCTAAACTGCTACAAATGCAAAAATTGGAAGCAAAGTAGGATTAccataaataaagaaagtcATAGTACCGTGGGCAATGAGAAACCTAGtgaatacatgtacatggaagaaaaaagtaCAAATAGCATAGTAGATCAACAATTTGTAAGGACATATAAAATGGACGAAATTTCGCCATCGAACCATGTACCTAATaagatgataataatagatGGGAAAAACATCGGTACGAGATACCAacataattacataaaatattttgatatatatagaataaagGTGGTTTTAGACTATTACAGATTTAAAGCTTATCATGTTAAGATTATTATACCTGAGGAATATATAACAACTCGTAACAAGTACAGCTCTGATGAGAAATATTCAAAAGTAAACCATAACCCGAATGATTTTTATGATCGCGAAATGAAAGATGGCGGAGTAAGTAGTAACAAAGTATCTACTAACGACGTAGTAAATACTAACGACGTAGTAAATACTAACGACTTAGTATATAGTAATGACAATGCAGATATGATGTTGACGAAAAAGGACCTACTATTTTTTCAGCATCTCCGTATGTTAGGATATTTGATTACCCAACCTttagaaaattattacagTTTTTGTATCGACTTAatacgtaaatataatttttgcatTGTTACAAATATAGCTTTATCTGAACTAACCAGAAGACTCTATCATTATGAGCAAACTCTTCAAGGCATTTCTTCTCATCTTATTTCTTACACCTTCCTTGGGGGGGAGTTTTTACCCAACCCCAATTTTAAGTGGCCCATCACCCGTATGATCCAAAAAGgacaacaacaaaaaaaaaaaaatgaatatgaaaataagaataaaaatgaaaataaaaatgaaaataaaaatgaaaataaaaatgaaaataaaaatgaaaataaaaatgaaaatgcatatgaacataaatattcaaatgcAGATGAAAATAATCACTTCTGA